The following proteins are co-located in the Neomonachus schauinslandi chromosome 8, ASM220157v2, whole genome shotgun sequence genome:
- the CLDN20 gene encoding claudin-20 encodes MASAGLQLLAFILALSGVSGVLTATLLPNWKVNVDLGSNIITAIVQLQGLWMDCTWYSTGMFSCTVKYSILSLPVHVQAARATMVLACVLSALGICTSTVGMKCTRLGGDRETKSHASFAGGVCFMSAGISGLIPTVWYTKEIIANFLDLTVPESNKHEPGGAVYIGFISAVLLFISGMIFCTSCIEKNPEAWLYPPKQQQISTTQPEGNSAYNLKDYV; translated from the coding sequence ATGGCGTCAGCTGGGCTCCAGCTCCTTGCTTTCATCCTGGCCTTATCTGGAGTCTCCGGAGTGCTCACGGCCACTCTGCTGCCTAACTGGAAGGTGAATGTGGACTTGGGCTCCAACATCATAACAGCCATTGTGCAGCTGCAAGGGCTGTGGATGGACTGCACGTGGTACAGCACCGGGATGTTCAGCTGCACCGTGAAGTACTCCATTCTGTCCCTCCCCGTCCATGTGCAGGCTGCACGGGCCACCATGGTCCTGGCATGTGTCCTGTCTGCTTTGGGGATCTGCACTTCTACAGTAGGGATGAAATGCACTCGCTTAGGAGGGGACAGAGAAACAAAGAGTCACGCTTCTTTTGCCGGAGGAGTCTGTTTCATGTCTGCGGGGATCTCTGGTTTGATACCAACAGTGTGGTACACGAAGGAGATCATAGCAAACTTTCTGGATCTGACAGTTCCAGAAAGCAACAAACATGAACCCGGAGGAGCTGTCTATATTGGATTCATTTCAGCTGTACTGCTGTTTATCTCTGGCATGATTTTCTGCACTTCCTGCATTGAAAAGAATCCAGAAGCTTGGCTCTATCCACCCAAGCAGCAGCAAATCTCCACCACACAACCAGAGGGCAATTCAGCATACAACCTGAAAGATTACGTGTAA